The following proteins are co-located in the Scomber scombrus chromosome 2, fScoSco1.1, whole genome shotgun sequence genome:
- the LOC133996726 gene encoding E3 ubiquitin/ISG15 ligase TRIM25-like, with protein sequence MAQANISVTESQFRCPICLDILKDPVSIPCGHTYCMSCINNYWDQSESGQFSCPQCRESFSPRPVLRRNTVLAEVVDKLKLTDMFTEPPELYLGGVGEVPCDFCPVESKLTAVKSCLVCLASFCELHVLPHREVGTLRRHKLVAAVECLADRLCAQHRLGLEPAAGSGSGAEGDWTGDCLLCEADREEVHNVDAQRARRQVQLQESQRMVQGRIQSGERDLEEFQQSLESLKVSASAVLEDSEALFADMAVRLEKTKAEVRARMEAKERAVVGRAERDIETLEKDLEELRRRDEDIGQLLQTEDNGHFLQAAPLLCAPLATCRHSRALSLPTEAFCGARRALCHLRSRMEEVCREEVDKINRAVNENYVSGGECVKGGRNLSAENFKPQQMQSTLSAGQDTTRAVPVSFPLSSLSLQPADQRMRAAFFRYSCHLSLDPDTAHPTLVLLDGPQGAHCGEEPQSYPTHHQRFDSVAQVLCKEGQFGGASYWEMEWRGGGWVDIGVTYRGIGRKGGGKPCLLGRNENSWRLRCTHAGYAAWHDNRKTTVAAPPCPRIGVFLERQKGALSFYSVSDTVVLLHTFRCPFSQPLYPAFRLDLDSTLLICPHEGGNGNPS encoded by the exons ATGGCCCAGGCGAATATCTCGGTGACCGAGAGTCAGTTTCGGTGTCCAATCTGCCTGGACATCCTGAAAGACCCGGTGTCCATCCCCTGCGGACACACCTACTGCATGTCGTGCATCAACAACTACTGGGACCAGTCGGAGTCGGGCCAGTTCAGCTGCCCCCAGTGCCGCGAGTCGTTCAGCCCTCGGCCGGTGCTGCGGCGCAACACGGTGCTCGCCGAGGTCGTCGACAAACTCAAGCTGACCGACATGTTCACGGAGCCGCCAGAGCTCTACCTGGGGGGAGTCGGGGAGGTGCCGTGCGACTTCTGCCCCGTAGAGAGCAAGCTGACAGCCGTCAAGTCGTGCCTGGTGTGTCTTGCGTCTTTCTGTGAACTACACGTCCTGCCACACCGGGAGGTCGGCACGCTGCGGAGGCACAAGCTCGTCGCCGCTGTTGAGTGTCTGGCGGACCGGCTGTGCGCACAACACCGGCTGGGTCTGGAGCCGGCTGCGGGGAGCGGCTCCGGGGCGGAGGGGGATTGGACCGGAGACTGCCTGCTGTGCGAGGCTGACCGGGAGGAGGTGCACAATGTTGACGCACAGCGAGCCAGGAGACAG gtCCAGCTGCAGGAGTCTCAGAGGATGGTTCAGGGGAGGAtacagagtggagagagagatcTCGAGGAGTTTCAACAAAGCTTGGAGTCCCTCAAg GTGTCAGCGTCGGCGGTTTTGGAAGACAGTGAAGCTCTGTTTGCTGACATGGCAGTCCGCCTGGAGAAAACCAAGGCTGAG GTCCGAGCGAGGATGGAGGCCAAGGAGCGAGCTGTGGTGGGGAGGGCTGAGCGTGACATAGAGACGCTGGAGAAAGATTTGGAGGAGCTGAGGAGGAGAGACGAGGACATCGGACAGCTTCTACAAACCGAGGACAACGGCCATTTTCTACAG GCGGCTCCGCTGCTCTGCGCACCTCTCGCCACCTGTCGGCACTCCAGAGCCCTCAGCTTGCCCACCGAGGCCTTCTGCGGTGCCAGGAGAGCGCTGTGTCACCTCCGCAGCCGCATGGAGGAGGTCTGCAGGGAGGAGGTGGACAAGATCAACCGAGCAG TAAATGAGAACTACGTGTCGGGTGGGGAGTGTGTAAAAG GTGGCAGAAATCTCAGTGCGGAGAACTTCAAACCTCAGCAAATGCAATCAACACTATCTGCAGGGCAAGATACAACAAGGG CAGTGCCGGTGTCGTTCCCTCTATCTTCTTTGTCTCTACAGCCGGCTGATCAGAGGATGAGGGCAGCTTTCTTCAGGT aTTCGTGCCATCTGTCATTGGACCCTGATACAGCCCACCCCACCCTGGTTCTCTTAGATGGACCCCAGGGTGCCCACTGTGGCGAGGAGCCCCAGTCCTACCCCACTCATCATCAGCGCTTCGATTCGGTGGCCCAGGTCCTATGCAAGGAGGGCCAGTTCGGTGGCGCCAGCTACTGGGAGATGGAATGGAGGGGCGGGGGATGGGTCGATATCGGCGTCACCTACCGTGGTATCGGACGCAAGGGTGGTGGAAAACCGTGCCTGCTGGGGCGTAACGAGAACTCGTGGCGGTTAAGGTGTACACATGCCGGGTACGCTGCCTGGCACGACAACCGTAAGACCACGGTGGCCGCTCCGCCGTGCCCCAGGATCGGTGTGTTCCTGGAGCGCCAGAAAGGAGCgttgtccttctacagcgtgtCGGACACAGTCGTACTGCTGCACACCTTCCGCTGTCCCTTCTCTCAGCCGCTGTATCCGGCCTTCCGACTAGACCTGGACTCCACCTTGCTCATCTGCCCCCATGAGGGAGGCAATGGAAACCCATCTTAA